The following coding sequences are from one Triticum aestivum cultivar Chinese Spring chromosome 5A, IWGSC CS RefSeq v2.1, whole genome shotgun sequence window:
- the LOC123105856 gene encoding 24-methylenesterol C-methyltransferase 2 yields MEPATMAWTAGLVGAGLVYWFVWVMGAAEVKGKRAVDLKMGSITRDKVQDKYTQYWSFFRRPKETATTQASADKVPAFVDTFYNLVTDIYEWGWGQSFHFSPSLPGRSHRDATRVHEERVADLLGAKPGHRVLDVGCGVGGPMRAIAAHSGARVVGITINEYQVNRARAHNRKAGLDAQCEVVCGNFMAMPFDDASFDGAYSIEATCHAPRLQDVYGEVYRVLMPGRLYVSYEWVTTPLYRADDPAHVEAIHGIERGDALPGLRRQDEIASIAQEVGFEVVQELDLALPPSLPWWTRLKMGRLAYWRNSLVVRVLTLLRIAPKGVVEVHEMLYETAQHLTLGGETGIFSPMHMVVLRKPVADAAE; encoded by the coding sequence ATGGAGCCGGCGACGATGGCGTGGACGGCGGGGCTGGTGGGCGCCGGCCTGGTCTACTGGTTTGTGTGGGTGATGGGCGCGGCGGAGGTGAAGGGGAAGCGGGCGGTGGATCTCAAGATGGGATCCATCACGCGGGACAAGGTGCAGGACAAGTACACGCAGTACTGGTCCTTCTTCCGCCGCCCCAAGGAGACGGCCACCACGCAGGCCTCCGCCGACAAGGTGCCCGCCTTCGTCGACACCTTCTACAACCTCGTCACCGACATCTACGAGTGGGGCTGGGGCCAGTCCTTCCACTTCTCGCCCTCGCTCCCCGGCCGCTCCCACCGCGACGCCACCCGCGTCCACGAGGAGCGCGTCGCCGACCTGCTGGGGGCCAAGCCGGGCCACCGCGTGCTCGACGTCGGCTGCGGCGTCGGCGGGCCCATGCGCGCCATCGCGGCGCACTCCGGCGCCCGCGTCGTCGGCATCACCATCAACGAGTACCAGGTGAACCGCGCCCGCGCGCACAACCGCAAGGCCGGGCTGGACGCGCAGTGCGAGGTGGTGTGCGGCAACTTCATGGCCATGCCCTTCGACGACGCCTCCTTCGACGGCGCCTACTCCATCGAGGCCACCTGCCACGCGCCCAGGCTGCAGGACGTGTACGGCGAGGTGTACCGCGTGCTCATGCCGGGGCGGCTCTACGTGTCCTACGAGTGGGTGACCACGCCGCTGTACCGCGCCGACGACCCGGCGCACGTGGAGGCCATCCACGGCATCGAGCGCGGCGACGCGCTCCCGGGGCTGCGCCGGCAGGACGAGATCGCGTCGATCGCGCAGGAGGTCGGGTTCGAGGTGGTGCAGGAGCTGGACCTGGCCCTCCCACCCTCGCTGCCATGGTGGACGCGGCTCAAGATGGGGCGCCTCGCCTACTGGCGCAACTCGCTGGTGGTGCGCGTGCTCACCCTGCTCCGGATCGCGCCCAAGGGCGTGGTGGAGGTGCACGAGATGCTGTACGAGACCGCGCAGCACCTCACCCTCGGCGGCGAGACCGGCATCTTCTCGCCGATGCACATGGTGGTCCTCCGCAAgcccgtcgccgacgccgccgAATAG